The genomic DNA CACTTCTTAGATGGCACAGCATACAAAGGTTCACTCCTTAAAAAACGAGAAGCCCTCGCGCAGTGGATGACAGATAAATCAAACCCGTATTTCAGTCAAACAATCGTGAATCGCATCTGGAAGCACTTTATGGGTCGAGCGTTTGTCGAACCGGTCGATGGATTCGGAGAAGAAAATCCACCGACTCATCCTGAACTCTTGAAGTGGCTCGCAAAGGATTTCGTCATTCATGGTCACGACTTACAACATTTGATGCGGACCCTCCTGAATTCAGAGACGTATCAACGCACATCGCAAACCAATGAGAGTAACAAAGACGATCAACACTACTACTCCCATGCCTACGTGAAACCCTTAAGTGCTGAACAGTTTTTCTATTCTCTGCTGCAAGCCACCGGTTTCGAAAGGCTTCAACAGATCAGGATGGAAGGTATTAAAAAGGAAGGTGGCGAAGGTAGAAAGGGGATGCTGCGTAGACTTGAAGAGCGGAAACGTGAGCATCTCAAAAAATTCCTTTTTCTCCTCGATAATGGAGAGATGGAGGAAATTGAGGCGTTCAATGGGA from Candidatus Poribacteria bacterium includes the following:
- a CDS encoding DUF1553 domain-containing protein, with product MWVERLETHVRPHFLDGTAYKGSLLKKREALAQWMTDKSNPYFSQTIVNRIWKHFMGRAFVEPVDGFGEENPPTHPELLKWLAKDFVIHGHDLQHLMRTLLNSETYQRTSQTNESNKDDQHYYSHAYVKPLSAEQFFYSLLQATGFERLQQIRMEGIKKEGGEGRKGMLRRLEERKREHLKKFLFLLDNGEMEEIEAFNGTIPQALMMINGDLVNDSANHEEYGSFVNYVLGKWREPMERMEYIYLNVLSRFPTSKEKTFFRRYLERSLYRNKDLAYEDLYWVLLNSAEFSLNH